One genomic region from Hoeflea algicola encodes:
- a CDS encoding L-serine ammonia-lyase produces MFLSVFDVFKIGVGPSSSHTMGPMSAAVRFLDEIAGSDWPRPAGAQVSAIAVSLHGSLAFTGIGHGTGRAVVLGLTGQLPDTVNPDEMDAIVAEVERTREISPPGHPHYQFDPKTDLVFDKTKPLPGHANGMAFNAFDRDGAMLLRRVYYSVGGGFVVTDTELEALKSAKKAAVDKSVPHPFANAKQMLEMAARSGLSIAQMKRANEESHMSREELDAGLDRLWGAMSGCIDRGLNGEGIMPGGLKVRRRARVLFDKLQEEWRQNRRNPLLANDWLSVYAMAVNEENAVGGRVVTAPTNGAAGVIPATIRYMLQFHDGADQTAVRDYLLTAAAIGGIIKSNASISGAEVGCQGEVGSAAAMSAAGLAAVMGGTPEQIENAAEIALEHHLGMTCDPVGGLVQVPCIERNALGAVKAVTAASLAMKGDGQHFVPLDACIETMRQTGLDMNVRYKETSTGGLAVNVVEC; encoded by the coding sequence ATGTTTCTGTCAGTTTTCGATGTCTTCAAGATCGGTGTCGGTCCCTCAAGTTCGCACACCATGGGGCCGATGTCGGCGGCCGTTCGGTTTCTTGATGAAATCGCCGGTTCCGACTGGCCGCGTCCGGCGGGCGCCCAGGTGTCGGCGATCGCCGTCAGTCTGCATGGTTCGCTGGCTTTTACCGGCATTGGCCACGGTACCGGCCGCGCGGTGGTGCTGGGGCTGACCGGGCAATTGCCGGACACGGTCAATCCCGACGAGATGGACGCCATCGTTGCCGAGGTTGAGCGCACACGGGAAATCTCGCCGCCCGGCCATCCGCACTATCAGTTCGATCCCAAGACCGATCTCGTGTTCGACAAGACAAAACCCTTGCCCGGACATGCCAACGGCATGGCTTTCAATGCCTTTGATCGCGACGGCGCGATGCTGCTCAGACGGGTCTATTATTCGGTTGGCGGTGGTTTTGTCGTCACCGATACCGAACTGGAAGCACTCAAGTCCGCCAAGAAGGCAGCGGTCGACAAGTCCGTGCCCCATCCCTTCGCCAACGCCAAGCAGATGCTGGAAATGGCGGCGCGCTCCGGCCTGTCGATCGCCCAGATGAAACGCGCCAATGAAGAAAGCCACATGTCGCGCGAAGAGCTCGATGCCGGGCTCGACCGGCTGTGGGGAGCGATGAGCGGCTGCATCGACCGCGGTCTGAACGGCGAGGGCATCATGCCGGGCGGGCTGAAGGTGCGCCGCCGCGCGCGGGTGCTGTTTGACAAGTTGCAGGAGGAATGGCGCCAGAACCGTCGCAACCCGTTGCTCGCCAATGACTGGCTCAGTGTCTACGCCATGGCCGTCAACGAGGAAAACGCGGTTGGCGGCCGGGTGGTAACCGCCCCCACCAATGGCGCTGCCGGGGTGATTCCCGCCACCATTCGCTACATGCTGCAGTTTCACGACGGCGCCGACCAGACCGCGGTGCGCGATTACCTGCTGACCGCCGCCGCCATCGGCGGCATCATCAAGAGCAACGCCTCGATTTCCGGTGCCGAAGTCGGCTGCCAGGGCGAGGTCGGCTCGGCAGCGGCGATGTCGGCCGCCGGTCTCGCCGCGGTCATGGGCGGAACGCCTGAACAGATTGAAAACGCAGCCGAAATCGCGCTCGAGCATCATCTCGGCATGACCTGCGATCCGGTCGGAGGGCTGGTTCAGGTGCCCTGCATCGAGCGCAACGCGCTGGGTGCGGTCAAGGCCGTTACCGCAGCCTCCTTGGCGATGAAGGGTGATGGCCAGCATTTCGTGCCGCTCGATGCCTGTATCGAAACCATGCGCCAGACTGGCCTCGACATGAACGTGCGCTACAAGGAGACCTCCACAGGCGGTCTTGCGGTCAATGTGGTCGAGTGCTGA
- a CDS encoding heavy metal translocating P-type ATPase has product MKKPFEASHQHGDNGHVHAETHHDHDHDPHHLQSAADIHQSATVPVDGSVTDPVCGMKVKLDAGKPSLEYKGDNYHFCSQKCHDRFESDPYFYLSGNKARKKETAPKNTLYTCPMHPEIVQEGPGSCPICGMALEPQGGVVEGANHELTDFTRRLWVSSLAAIPLVLLTMGPMLGLPIRQWLGESLAIYLEFVLATPVILWAALPFFHRGWNSIRTWNLNMWTLIMIGVGSAYIYSVIATFLPGLFPAGLQMHGGHMPVYYEAAVVIVALVFVGQVLELRARERTGDAIRALLDLAPKTGRRITPDGDEYDAPLENIVEGDRLRVRPGEAVPVDARVISGKTSVDESMLTGEPLPVEKGQGDTVTGGTLNKNGSLIIEASRVGDETMLARIVAMVSAAQRSRAPIQGLADRVASFFVPSVIAVAIAAFGLWYAFGPDPAFVFAIVSAVSVLIIACPCALGLATPMSIMTATGRGAQAGVLIKDAEALERMAKVDVLVVDKTGTLTEGRPSLTDVIVVGDLPEAEMLAVVRGIEANSEHPLAEAIAEGIKSRGVEAAAITDFEAITGKGVRAKFQGRPVALGNAAMMELSAIDHSGIEDQANKLRGSGKTAMYVAIDGQLSGLVSVSDPIKQSTAEAIKALHDAGLKIIMATGDNERTARAVADQLGIDEVRAGVLPEDKKALVDELHGKGHKVAMAGDGVNDAPALAAAEVGIAMGTGADVAVESAGITLLKGDLIGIVRARKLSQSTLRNIKQNLFFAFAYNSLGIPIAAGVLYPITGTLLSPMIAAAAMSLSSVSVIANALRLRRVDLDA; this is encoded by the coding sequence ATGAAAAAACCATTCGAGGCATCACACCAACACGGCGACAACGGCCATGTGCATGCCGAAACTCACCACGACCACGATCATGACCCACATCACCTGCAGTCCGCGGCAGACATCCATCAAAGCGCCACGGTGCCGGTTGATGGCTCGGTGACTGATCCGGTCTGCGGGATGAAAGTCAAACTCGATGCAGGCAAGCCATCGCTCGAGTACAAGGGTGACAACTATCATTTCTGCAGTCAGAAATGCCATGACCGTTTCGAAAGCGATCCGTATTTCTATCTGTCTGGAAACAAGGCGCGAAAGAAGGAGACGGCACCAAAAAACACGCTCTACACCTGTCCGATGCACCCGGAGATCGTCCAGGAAGGACCCGGCAGTTGCCCGATTTGCGGCATGGCGCTGGAACCGCAGGGTGGGGTTGTGGAAGGCGCAAACCACGAGCTGACCGATTTTACCCGGCGGCTTTGGGTAAGCTCGCTTGCGGCCATTCCGCTGGTGCTGCTGACGATGGGGCCGATGCTCGGGCTTCCCATCCGTCAATGGCTCGGGGAAAGCCTGGCAATTTATCTTGAGTTTGTGCTGGCCACCCCTGTGATCCTGTGGGCTGCACTGCCGTTCTTTCATCGCGGCTGGAACTCGATCAGGACCTGGAACTTGAACATGTGGACACTGATCATGATCGGTGTCGGTTCAGCCTATATCTATTCTGTGATTGCCACATTCCTGCCCGGGCTTTTTCCAGCCGGCCTGCAAATGCATGGGGGCCACATGCCGGTCTACTATGAGGCCGCTGTGGTGATCGTCGCTTTGGTGTTTGTCGGGCAGGTGCTGGAGCTTCGCGCGCGCGAGCGGACCGGCGATGCTATTCGCGCGCTTTTAGATCTGGCGCCCAAAACCGGACGGCGGATTACGCCCGATGGCGATGAATATGATGCGCCGCTCGAAAACATCGTTGAAGGCGACCGGCTTCGAGTTCGCCCTGGCGAGGCCGTGCCGGTGGATGCGCGGGTCATCAGTGGCAAGACATCGGTTGACGAAAGCATGCTGACAGGAGAGCCGCTGCCGGTTGAAAAGGGCCAAGGCGATACAGTGACCGGCGGCACGCTCAACAAGAACGGTTCGCTGATCATCGAAGCCAGCAGGGTGGGCGATGAAACCATGCTGGCGCGGATTGTCGCCATGGTGTCGGCGGCGCAACGTTCACGGGCGCCGATCCAGGGACTTGCGGACCGGGTAGCCTCCTTCTTTGTCCCGTCAGTGATCGCGGTGGCGATCGCAGCCTTCGGGCTCTGGTATGCCTTTGGCCCCGACCCGGCGTTTGTCTTCGCCATCGTCTCCGCCGTATCGGTGCTGATCATCGCCTGTCCCTGTGCGCTCGGACTTGCCACGCCGATGTCGATCATGACCGCCACCGGGCGCGGCGCCCAGGCAGGGGTGTTGATCAAGGACGCGGAGGCGCTTGAGCGGATGGCCAAGGTCGATGTCCTGGTGGTCGACAAGACAGGCACATTGACCGAAGGCAGACCGAGCCTGACCGATGTCATTGTCGTCGGTGACCTGCCGGAAGCCGAGATGCTGGCAGTTGTGCGCGGTATTGAGGCAAATTCCGAACACCCTCTGGCCGAAGCCATCGCCGAGGGCATCAAATCACGTGGCGTCGAAGCGGCAGCGATCACCGATTTCGAGGCGATCACAGGCAAGGGGGTACGCGCGAAATTCCAGGGCAGGCCGGTTGCACTTGGCAACGCTGCGATGATGGAATTGTCCGCAATAGACCATTCCGGGATCGAAGATCAGGCCAACAAACTGCGCGGTTCCGGCAAGACCGCCATGTATGTCGCTATTGACGGTCAACTCAGCGGTCTGGTTTCGGTGTCGGATCCGATCAAACAATCGACAGCCGAAGCCATCAAGGCGCTGCATGACGCAGGCTTGAAGATCATCATGGCAACGGGCGACAATGAGCGGACGGCCCGCGCGGTGGCCGATCAACTCGGCATCGACGAGGTGCGGGCCGGAGTCCTGCCTGAAGACAAGAAGGCGCTGGTCGATGAACTGCACGGCAAGGGCCATAAGGTTGCGATGGCCGGCGACGGCGTCAATGACGCACCGGCACTGGCGGCAGCCGAGGTGGGCATCGCCATGGGAACCGGCGCGGATGTGGCGGTGGAAAGCGCCGGCATCACGCTGCTGAAGGGCGATCTTATCGGCATCGTCCGGGCGCGCAAACTGTCCCAGTCCACGTTGCGCAACATTAAGCAGAACCTGTTCTTCGCCTTTGCCTACAATTCGCTGGGCATTCCGATCGCTGCTGGGGTGCTCTACCCGATCACCGGCACGCTGCTGTCGCCGATGATTGCAGCAGCTGCGATGAGCTTGTCATCGGTATCGGTGATTGCAAACGCGTTGCGGCTGCGGCGTGTCGATCTGGACGCTTGA
- a CDS encoding YeeE/YedE family protein, translating into MSTTVEQTITPGPRFRGQALRRSTLLIGALIFIISVAALAGARFGLMLMIGLGFGIALEGLRFGFAGPWRAMILRRDPAGILAQLLAIGLVAVVAIPLLQNHSGELIGAEAPIGWAMIGGAFVFGAAMQVVLGCGSGTLVNAGSGNPVGLVALPFFAVGSFFGAYNLVWWTDLGSLPIIVLRGGQGLAITLALLAAVAGLLLWRAAPGTRKLPGRYVAAALIIAALAIGNLLVAGQPWGVVYGLGLWVAKGAVATGADLSGSGFWSAPGNAARLGESILTDYTSLTNIGLIAGAFVVATWREGGLAAPLQKLPARAWIATVIAGLLLGYSSRLAFGCNVGAFFSGISTGSLHGWVWFAAGFAGSWVGVGLRPRLGLETRA; encoded by the coding sequence ATGTCAACGACCGTTGAGCAAACGATCACGCCTGGCCCCCGGTTTCGGGGCCAGGCGCTTCGGCGCAGCACGCTGTTGATCGGCGCGCTGATTTTTATCATCTCCGTGGCCGCTTTGGCCGGGGCGCGGTTCGGACTGATGCTGATGATCGGGCTTGGCTTCGGCATCGCGCTTGAAGGCCTGCGTTTCGGCTTTGCAGGCCCTTGGCGGGCGATGATCCTGCGCCGTGACCCGGCGGGCATCCTCGCGCAACTGCTGGCCATCGGACTTGTTGCAGTCGTGGCCATTCCGCTTTTGCAAAACCATTCCGGCGAACTGATTGGCGCCGAGGCGCCGATCGGCTGGGCGATGATCGGCGGCGCCTTCGTGTTTGGCGCTGCGATGCAGGTTGTGCTGGGCTGCGGATCAGGCACGCTGGTCAATGCCGGCAGCGGCAATCCGGTGGGCCTTGTGGCTTTGCCGTTCTTTGCCGTCGGAAGCTTCTTCGGCGCTTATAATCTGGTGTGGTGGACCGATCTTGGCAGCCTCCCGATCATCGTCCTCAGGGGTGGTCAGGGGCTCGCCATCACGCTGGCGCTTCTGGCCGCCGTGGCAGGGCTTTTGCTGTGGCGCGCTGCACCTGGAACCCGCAAGCTGCCCGGACGCTATGTCGCGGCGGCGCTGATCATCGCCGCGCTTGCCATCGGCAACCTGCTGGTGGCCGGCCAGCCTTGGGGCGTGGTTTACGGGCTCGGCCTTTGGGTCGCCAAGGGCGCGGTTGCCACAGGCGCAGATCTGAGCGGTTCGGGATTCTGGTCAGCACCGGGCAATGCCGCGCGGTTGGGCGAGAGCATTCTCACCGACTATACTTCGTTGACCAATATCGGACTGATCGCAGGGGCCTTCGTCGTCGCCACCTGGCGCGAAGGTGGATTGGCGGCGCCGTTACAGAAATTACCCGCACGCGCCTGGATTGCCACTGTGATCGCCGGCTTGCTGCTTGGTTACTCTTCACGCCTCGCCTTCGGCTGCAATGTGGGCGCGTTCTTCTCGGGCATTTCGACCGGCAGCCTGCATGGCTGGGTCTGGTTTGCAGCGGGTTTCGCAGGGTCGTGGGTCGGCGTCGGGTTGCGCCCACGGCTGGGACTGGAGACGCGCGCATGA
- a CDS encoding c-type cytochrome, producing the protein MNPKYFVIAVFVLGGAAFAYDKFWPKPENPHSVQTTAGEAGAPLVNVTVPVLSAAGEEGKVLFDGNCGTCHGSNAAGQDGVAPPLVHVIYEPNHHSDMAFVLAAKNGVRAHHWRFGDMPPREGVSDADVAKIVAYVRELQRANGIH; encoded by the coding sequence ATGAACCCCAAGTATTTCGTCATTGCGGTATTCGTTCTGGGTGGTGCGGCGTTCGCCTATGACAAGTTCTGGCCGAAGCCGGAAAATCCGCATTCGGTTCAAACCACGGCAGGCGAAGCCGGTGCACCGCTGGTCAATGTCACGGTGCCCGTTCTTTCCGCGGCCGGTGAAGAGGGCAAGGTGCTGTTTGATGGCAATTGCGGCACTTGCCACGGCAGCAATGCTGCCGGTCAGGATGGCGTCGCACCGCCACTGGTGCATGTGATCTATGAACCCAACCACCACAGCGACATGGCCTTTGTGCTTGCCGCCAAGAACGGCGTCCGCGCCCATCACTGGCGTTTTGGCGACATGCCGCCACGCGAAGGCGTGAGCGATGCCGACGTCGCAAAGATCGTCGCCTATGTGCGTGAACTGCAACGCGCCAACGGCATCCATTGA
- the ctaD gene encoding cytochrome c oxidase subunit I, protein MSDQAYTHTRTQDAAVSPDGHAPLPFLRRWAYSTNHKDIGTLYLLFSILAGLFGTGLSLLIRMELQQPGMQIFGDPGTYNVVVSAHGLVMIFFVLMPALIGGFGNWFVPILIGAPDMAFPRLNNLSFWLLLVAFVLFIVSMFVEGAPGTLGHGGGWTMYPPFSTTGQPGPAVDFVILAIHLSGASSILGAINFITTIFNMRAPGMTLHKMPLFAWAMLVTAFMLLISLPVLAGAVTMMLTDRNFGTAFFAPDGGGDPILYQHLFWFFGHPEVYIMILPAFGIVSHVVSTFSRKPVFGYLGMVYAMVAIGLIGFIVWAHHMFTVGLSADSQRYFMFASMVIAVPTGVKVFSWLATMWGGSISFRTPMLWSIGFIFLFTIGGVTGVQVASAGFDHAVHDTYYVVAHFHYVLSLGSAFAIFAGWYYWFPKMSGYRYNSFLAKSHFWLMFVGVNFVFFPQHFLGLAGMPRRYADYPDAFAGWNFVSSIGSYISALGILVFLITVVEAFMKKRPAGDNPWGEGATTLEWTLSSPPPFHQFEGLPQVR, encoded by the coding sequence ATGTCCGACCAAGCCTACACCCACACCAGAACACAGGACGCCGCGGTTTCTCCGGATGGCCACGCGCCGCTGCCATTTCTGAGACGTTGGGCGTATTCCACCAACCACAAGGATATCGGAACGCTCTATTTGCTGTTCTCGATCTTGGCCGGTCTTTTTGGAACCGGGCTGTCACTGCTGATCCGGATGGAGCTTCAGCAACCCGGCATGCAGATATTCGGCGATCCCGGCACCTACAACGTTGTTGTCAGCGCCCATGGGCTGGTGATGATCTTCTTCGTTCTGATGCCGGCATTGATCGGCGGCTTCGGTAACTGGTTCGTGCCAATCCTCATCGGCGCCCCCGACATGGCGTTTCCTCGGTTGAACAACCTGTCGTTCTGGCTGCTGCTGGTAGCATTTGTGCTCTTCATCGTTTCGATGTTCGTCGAGGGAGCGCCGGGGACATTGGGACATGGCGGCGGATGGACGATGTATCCACCCTTCTCCACCACCGGCCAGCCCGGACCGGCAGTGGACTTTGTCATTCTCGCCATCCATCTGTCGGGTGCGTCCTCGATCCTGGGAGCGATCAATTTCATCACCACCATTTTCAATATGCGCGCACCGGGCATGACCCTGCACAAGATGCCGCTGTTCGCCTGGGCGATGCTGGTTACTGCATTTATGCTTCTGATTTCATTGCCGGTTTTGGCCGGTGCCGTGACCATGATGCTGACCGACCGCAACTTCGGTACCGCCTTCTTTGCCCCCGATGGCGGCGGTGACCCCATTCTTTATCAGCACCTGTTCTGGTTTTTCGGGCATCCGGAAGTCTACATCATGATTCTGCCGGCCTTCGGCATCGTCAGTCATGTTGTCTCGACCTTCTCGCGCAAGCCGGTGTTCGGTTACCTCGGCATGGTCTACGCCATGGTGGCAATCGGTCTCATTGGCTTCATCGTGTGGGCGCACCACATGTTCACCGTTGGCCTGTCGGCCGACAGCCAGCGCTACTTCATGTTCGCCTCCATGGTCATCGCAGTACCGACCGGGGTGAAGGTGTTCTCGTGGTTGGCGACAATGTGGGGTGGTTCTATTTCCTTTCGAACCCCCATGCTGTGGTCGATCGGTTTCATTTTCCTGTTCACCATCGGCGGCGTAACCGGCGTTCAAGTTGCCAGTGCCGGTTTCGACCACGCCGTGCACGACACCTATTACGTGGTGGCACATTTCCACTACGTGCTGTCGCTTGGCTCGGCCTTCGCCATTTTTGCCGGCTGGTACTACTGGTTCCCGAAAATGAGCGGCTATCGCTACAATTCCTTCCTCGCCAAGAGCCATTTCTGGCTGATGTTTGTCGGCGTCAACTTCGTGTTTTTCCCCCAGCACTTCCTTGGTCTTGCCGGGATGCCGCGCCGCTATGCGGATTATCCGGACGCCTTCGCCGGTTGGAATTTCGTTTCCTCGATTGGTTCCTACATTTCGGCGCTCGGCATTCTCGTCTTCCTGATCACGGTGGTGGAAGCCTTCATGAAGAAGCGCCCGGCCGGCGACAATCCATGGGGTGAGGGAGCCACGACCCTGGAATGGACGTTGTCGTCACCGCCGCCGTTCCATCAGTTTGAGGGATTGCCCCAGGTCCGGTGA
- a CDS encoding Tim44 domain-containing protein, which produces MSETAENGISLWPIIVFAIYWTYLIVTYEQRKGDWFKAFFDSRAPTPEAAAAREHIANSTTTAPKAPDDFDESAFLTEAAKAYERIVTNYGAGNTTELTGLVSTDVLDVFSLHIEASRARGEQPSLEIVTLVDMRIVAKDMDGARPEFKVRFEAEIRVGEPDAGLDHPPHHRSQLLIAVDIWTFQRKNTGSDQTWVVVETDAG; this is translated from the coding sequence ATGAGCGAAACTGCGGAAAATGGAATCAGTCTCTGGCCGATCATTGTCTTTGCAATCTACTGGACCTACCTGATTGTCACCTACGAGCAGCGAAAGGGGGATTGGTTCAAGGCCTTCTTCGACTCGCGCGCGCCGACGCCCGAGGCGGCTGCAGCACGGGAACACATCGCCAATTCGACGACTACAGCCCCCAAAGCGCCGGACGACTTCGACGAGAGTGCCTTTCTGACGGAGGCAGCAAAGGCCTATGAGCGCATTGTGACCAACTATGGCGCCGGGAACACAACCGAACTGACCGGGCTTGTTTCCACCGATGTTCTTGACGTGTTTTCGTTGCATATCGAAGCCAGCAGGGCGCGCGGCGAACAACCTTCCCTTGAAATCGTCACGCTTGTCGACATGCGGATTGTCGCAAAAGACATGGATGGCGCGCGGCCCGAATTCAAGGTCCGGTTCGAAGCGGAGATCCGTGTCGGCGAGCCGGATGCCGGGCTCGATCATCCCCCGCATCATCGGTCGCAGTTGTTGATTGCGGTTGATATCTGGACATTCCAGAGGAAAAATACCGGCTCTGACCAAACCTGGGTCGTGGTTGAGACCGACGCGGGCTGA
- the cueR gene encoding Cu(I)-responsive transcriptional regulator, with protein sequence MNIGIVSRTTGLPAKTIRYYEDIKLVKPARLENGYRDYAEEDVRRLSFVQRARSLGFSVDECRSLLGLYADKNRASADVKALALEKISQVDRKIAELTALKSTLKKLADTCHGDDRPDCPIIDGMAGQGTL encoded by the coding sequence ATGAACATAGGTATCGTTTCCCGGACCACCGGGTTGCCGGCCAAGACGATCCGCTATTATGAGGACATCAAGTTGGTCAAGCCAGCGCGTCTTGAGAACGGCTACCGCGATTATGCCGAAGAGGATGTACGCCGACTCAGTTTTGTACAGCGGGCGCGCAGCCTCGGCTTTTCAGTCGATGAGTGCCGCTCTCTATTGGGGCTTTACGCCGACAAGAACCGGGCAAGCGCCGATGTGAAGGCGCTGGCACTCGAGAAGATCTCGCAGGTGGACCGCAAGATCGCCGAACTCACGGCCTTGAAATCAACCCTGAAGAAGCTCGCCGATACCTGTCATGGCGATGATCGACCGGACTGTCCGATCATTGACGGCATGGCCGGGCAGGGAACGCTATGA
- a CDS encoding LysR family transcriptional regulator, with the protein MNIELAKTFIAIVSSGSFLKASERLNVAQTTVSARIRTLEQLLGRDLFIRHKGGATLTPAGQQFLHHAPMFIQLWQRTLHQVAVPPGRRAVLTVGSEVSLAQPLLLNWVEWIRESLADIALRVRVDVPKDMITQVASGEIDLAIMYAPQHLPGLKIELLMEEKLVFATTDPQRRFPDNSDYIYMDWGPDFSLQHEMNFPDITPDIQMDLGPLALNYILSVGGSGYFRLSSLQPHVAAGDLHLVPEMPMFSYPVYAVQSVNADRSIADAALAGLHAIANNGHEHSGAAL; encoded by the coding sequence ATGAACATCGAACTCGCCAAGACCTTTATTGCCATCGTTTCGAGCGGGAGCTTCCTCAAGGCGTCAGAACGTCTGAATGTTGCGCAGACAACCGTGAGCGCCCGCATCCGCACGCTCGAACAGTTGCTGGGGCGCGACCTGTTCATTCGCCACAAGGGTGGCGCAACGCTCACGCCGGCTGGCCAGCAGTTTCTCCACCATGCGCCGATGTTTATCCAGTTATGGCAGCGCACGCTGCATCAGGTTGCGGTGCCTCCGGGCCGCCGCGCAGTCCTCACGGTGGGCAGTGAGGTCAGCCTGGCTCAACCGCTACTGCTCAACTGGGTTGAGTGGATCCGCGAGTCGCTTGCCGACATCGCGCTTCGGGTTCGCGTCGATGTGCCCAAGGACATGATCACACAGGTCGCATCGGGCGAGATCGATTTGGCGATCATGTATGCACCTCAACATCTGCCGGGTCTTAAAATCGAGCTGCTGATGGAAGAAAAGCTGGTATTCGCGACGACAGATCCGCAACGACGATTTCCGGACAACTCCGACTATATCTACATGGATTGGGGGCCAGATTTTTCGCTTCAGCATGAAATGAATTTTCCGGACATCACGCCTGATATCCAAATGGACCTCGGCCCTCTTGCGCTCAACTACATCCTCTCGGTCGGCGGATCCGGCTATTTCCGGTTAAGCTCGCTGCAGCCCCATGTCGCCGCTGGCGATCTTCACCTTGTTCCGGAAATGCCGATGTTTTCCTATCCGGTCTATGCAGTGCAATCCGTCAATGCCGACAGAAGTATTGCCGACGCAGCGCTGGCCGGGCTACATGCCATCGCAAACAACGGGCACGAACACTCAGGCGCCGCACTTTAG
- a CDS encoding sulfurtransferase, which translates to MKIFAIAALVAVSFSSAVSAAQKFGPLIDPATLNTELTTNAPLILDIRGEAYAKGHIPGAVSAPYGDFRGPKDNPGQLVPEAKLEARLQSLGVSYDRPIVVVHEGNTDSDFGAAARVYWTLKSSGLTQLAILNGGMTEWGKAKLPLDTTTVIPTPSTIDITFSRQWLADTDEVASVVEGQTKGSLIDARPASFFHGEKAHDAAARPGTLPGAANVVHSTWFKGGTKIVDAKDAASIAATLSLKPDEEIVSFCNTGHWAATDWFAMSELAGLPNVKLYPESMVGYSKTDHEMANVPGLFQTLLRKVMGN; encoded by the coding sequence ATGAAGATTTTCGCAATCGCTGCACTGGTCGCAGTCAGCTTCAGCTCTGCTGTTTCCGCCGCACAAAAGTTCGGCCCACTGATCGATCCTGCAACCCTCAACACCGAACTGACGACCAATGCGCCGCTGATCCTCGACATCCGTGGCGAGGCATATGCAAAGGGTCATATCCCGGGCGCGGTATCGGCGCCTTATGGTGATTTCCGCGGGCCGAAGGACAATCCGGGACAATTGGTGCCGGAAGCCAAGCTGGAAGCCCGGCTGCAAAGCCTTGGTGTCAGCTATGACCGGCCCATCGTTGTCGTGCATGAGGGCAACACCGATTCCGACTTCGGCGCTGCCGCCCGGGTCTACTGGACGTTGAAATCCTCGGGCCTGACCCAGCTTGCCATCCTCAATGGCGGCATGACCGAATGGGGCAAGGCAAAGTTGCCGCTCGACACCACCACAGTGATCCCTACCCCGTCGACCATCGACATCACATTCTCACGGCAATGGCTTGCCGATACCGACGAGGTCGCCTCGGTCGTTGAAGGTCAGACCAAGGGCTCGTTGATCGATGCGCGTCCGGCGTCATTCTTCCATGGCGAGAAGGCCCATGATGCCGCCGCCCGTCCCGGAACGCTACCTGGCGCGGCCAACGTGGTGCATTCAACCTGGTTCAAGGGTGGCACCAAAATTGTCGATGCAAAGGATGCGGCCTCGATCGCTGCGACGCTTAGCCTGAAGCCGGACGAAGAAATTGTCTCCTTCTGCAACACCGGACACTGGGCCGCCACTGACTGGTTTGCCATGTCCGAACTTGCCGGGCTGCCGAATGTAAAGCTCTACCCGGAATCGATGGTCGGCTATTCCAAGACCGACCATGAAATGGCCAATGTTCCCGGCCTGTTTCAGACCCTTCTTCGCAAAGTCATGGGGAACTGA
- a CDS encoding transposase, which translates to MKMSMMPHARDPVMRAITGREDFDRPAASESQMGRFETGTLPSGKNLTALSNLNGKWLGRIQRLRKSPNLILDIDSSESPVPGEQEASAYNGHFGCRGYHPLFVFNQHGDLEHCALRPGNVHSAHNWQAVLDPVVKRYRWSGLWRNAHEAMRHSPSLSCSTIWKPISLARQSA; encoded by the coding sequence ATGAAGATGTCAATGATGCCGCACGCCCGTGATCCTGTGATGCGGGCAATCACGGGAAGGGAAGACTTTGACCGGCCAGCAGCTTCCGAAAGTCAGATGGGGCGTTTCGAGACAGGCACACTCCCCAGCGGTAAGAACCTGACTGCGCTTTCAAATCTCAACGGCAAGTGGTTGGGCAGGATTCAACGATTGCGTAAATCGCCAAACCTGATCCTTGATATTGATAGCTCCGAAAGCCCTGTGCCCGGAGAGCAGGAAGCATCGGCTTATAACGGCCATTTTGGTTGTCGTGGTTATCATCCGCTGTTCGTCTTCAATCAGCATGGTGACCTTGAGCATTGTGCCTTGCGTCCTGGCAACGTTCACAGTGCGCACAATTGGCAAGCGGTGCTTGATCCAGTCGTAAAGCGCTACCGTTGGTCTGGCCTGTGGCGCAATGCCCACGAGGCGATGCGGCATTCGCCATCCCTGAGTTGTTCGACTATCTGGAAGCCAATCAGTTTGGCTAGGCAATCCGCCTGA
- a CDS encoding DUF2164 domain-containing protein: MKPIKFRREKTKAVVGEIQDYFCEEPDQDIGSIPAEMLMRFFTERMGAYFYNRSLYDIQELLRARMDSVRDDVFTLDQPTKHLR; this comes from the coding sequence ATGAAACCGATCAAATTCAGACGCGAAAAAACCAAGGCCGTGGTGGGAGAAATTCAGGACTATTTCTGCGAGGAACCGGATCAGGATATTGGGTCGATCCCGGCCGAGATGCTGATGAGGTTCTTCACCGAAAGGATGGGCGCGTATTTTTACAATCGAAGCCTGTATGACATACAGGAGCTGCTCCGCGCGCGGATGGATAGCGTCCGCGACGACGTGTTCACGCTGGACCAGCCGACCAAGCATTTGCGCTAA